CACTATGCCATGATTCATCATATTCAAGAGGAACTTAACCATGACTTCATGCCCTTGAAGGATTTGGAAAATTTAGGAGGAACTTTAGAGCAATATCCAGAGTTGCCAGAAACAGAAATGCTTCGTCAATTGCAGTACTACTGGATCGAGTTTGAAAATCCACTTTCTTTGTGTGGATATGCCTTTCTTCTGGAAGGCGCAGCGAAGTTCCATGGCCCTCGCCTGCTGGAAGTTTTAGAGCAACACTACGGAAAGAAGGCGACCGTTCATCTTAGAGTGCACTCTGTCGTCGATCAGGACCATTACGAGGAAGGCAAAAAATTCTTAGAAACACTTTCAGAAAAAGATTGTGATTATATCGCCAAGAATCTGTTACAGGCTTCCGTGCTTTACACTCGGCTTGTCGAAAGACTCGCAGAACAGTGTAAAAACAAACATCGCAAAGCCGCTTAAGAAAAGACAAAAAAAAGGCACCCCTCGGGTGCCTTTTTTCTAAGAATTAATTCAGAATTTGTTCTGCCGTTTCAATCACTAGCAAACCTTCAACTCGTTTATTACGCTTCAAAGGGCTGATCAACTTCACTTGTTGCATAAAGGACTGTCCGTCTTCTTTCACTTCTTTGAGAAGTGCCGGTTCGATTCCGGGAATATAGCTGTCCGCGATCTCGCCCGTAGCGACCTTCATCCCCGCGGCAAAAATCTTCATCGTTACATCCGCATTTCTTTCGTACAGATTCCACCACTCAACCGAATAAAGCTCTTCAAGAGTGTAAGAACAGCACTCGAAAAATCTGAAGTTACGATAAAGCTGTTTATTATCAACCGAGTATATTTCAACCAGGTCCTCGTCCGTCATATGATTAAAAACATCCGCGCGGGGAACGAAATCCAATTTACGGAAAGCTCGCCACACAAAACTGGAATTGTCTTTTAACTTATAACCCTCGGCAATTTGCTCTTCGCACAACTCTTTAAAGAAAGTGATACTTGTGACCACCTCTGCCATTTTCTCGTAAGACAGAGCTCGGAAATGAGGCAACCCCTCAAGATAGGGTTTTCTATAGACACCTTCCGTCGAAAACATCATGCAAATTTTTTGCGATGCTAACTTAAACTTTTCAACAAGCATGGCCACATCCTGATGGCTTACTTTTACAACTTCGATAGACATTTTCGACCCCTGCAAACTCACCTTTCGCGAGTAAGCTAAAGATAACCAGCATTTTGCTTTTTGTCTATTTTGACTTCAAAACTTGTCAATTCTTACGAAGTTGCAACATTAGCGGGGACAAATCTAAATTGAATGGGTTTTTGACATAAAAAAACCCCGCTTTTTTACAAGCAGGGTTTTTGTTTAGCTCACTCTGCGAGCGAGTGTTAAACATTTTTGTTCAAAAAATCCAAAATCGCATCTTTTGGGTGATTGCCGACAAGTTGACCCACTTCGCTGCCGCCTTTGAAAAGCAACATCGCTGGGATACCACGAATACCGTATTTACCCGGAGTTCCTGGATTCTCATCAACGTTCACTTTTACGATCTTAACTTTTTGTCCCAATTCTTGCGCCACTTCTTCAAGCTTAGGAGCCAATGCGCGGCAAGGTCCGCACCATTCAGCCCAAAAATCCACGAGGACAGGCGTTGAGGAGTTGAGTACTTCTGTTTCAAATGAGCTGTCTGTGACAGGTTTCGTAAATGTGCCCATGAATGGCCTCCGTAATAGTCTCTTATTAATTTGAACATCAAATGGTCTATCGTCAAGGTGTGCGCAGGGCAATTACTTTTTAAACAAGGCTTTGGCAAATTCCTGGCGTAACTTATCAAGATCGCTTAGGTTTTGACCGTCCCAATGGGCCGCAAGCTCTCTTTGACGTCGACGCGCCTCAACTCGGGTGATGGTGCTTTTGGGAGCTACTTTCACATCTGCCACCAAATTGCTGTATTTTGCGACACGTTCTTTCAGCTGCTCTTGGGCTCTTTGAACTTCCGCCCTTGCCTTCGCCTGAGTCTCGGGCTCTAGAGCCGACAGATCCCCCTGCACTGCAATCGCAGATTCTTGTGCCGACACATCTTCTAGGACTTCGACACGTTCAACTTCTGGAGCTCCGCCGCCCAACAATTCGCGCTCCAAAGCTTTTAAATCCACGTCGGGAAAAGCGGACTCTTCGCTCTGACTTTGCGCCTTCTCGGAAGTCGCTGCTGACATGCGATCCCCAAACTTAAAGGCCATCTTTCCCGTATCTTCTTCGGGACTTAGGGGGAATTGTTGAGAATCTTCCTGAATGCGTTCTGACTGCAACGAGGCCTCACCCGCCGAGCCCGCCTCATTCGCCTCTTCGACAGAACCTTTGATATAGATGGCTTCATTTTCCGTAGTGGCTTTACCACCTACAATGTTTCCACCCGCTGTTTTTTGCGGGCTTTCGACATGCATGGCCTTATTCAGGCGCTCCAAAAGAACCGCCTCGTCATGCCCCAGAATCTTACCAATCACCTGCACCAAGCGCACCGGAGGCACGGGGGCCTCCAAAATCATATCAACACGAATGCGAATCAGTTCTTGAGGGTTGGGTTTGAAATTTGCGGGAAAAATAAGCACTGACTTTCCC
The genomic region above belongs to Bdellovibrio sp. ArHS and contains:
- a CDS encoding iron-containing redox enzyme family protein, whose amino-acid sequence is MEKKQLATIMDREIKALGDKIMDCPWENPEFYKGWLAQTYYLIRHTTKFLALSAARLPVDDRDHHYAMIHHIQEELNHDFMPLKDLENLGGTLEQYPELPETEMLRQLQYYWIEFENPLSLCGYAFLLEGAAKFHGPRLLEVLEQHYGKKATVHLRVHSVVDQDHYEEGKKFLETLSEKDCDYIAKNLLQASVLYTRLVERLAEQCKNKHRKAA
- the trxA gene encoding thioredoxin; its protein translation is MGTFTKPVTDSSFETEVLNSSTPVLVDFWAEWCGPCRALAPKLEEVAQELGQKVKIVKVNVDENPGTPGKYGIRGIPAMLLFKGGSEVGQLVGNHPKDAILDFLNKNV